A window of Conger conger chromosome 13, fConCon1.1, whole genome shotgun sequence contains these coding sequences:
- the nufip2 gene encoding FMR1-interacting protein NUFIP2, whose protein sequence is MEDRPSDRAHEKRYHHGGERSPSRTKTSLKNDPSQCQLQETQTKKTGNGKVNGGAAERECATLSASDSVGVAYPTNGNGHQSPLDYNWRPKQSGRAHCAVSKLGSRSHRNGVMDGRSDRAPDLLALEGKELPALPNGVSLPLGPGFLTNGYPGNKPLAGPDNDGSGSESGYATPKKRKALRNGGSKGGAPAAHPPREPPAPEPPGPAAKAETRTNKPLSVSTVTAVPTTTPPLPTATCEPQRKNLEAKATGAFSKKQDERPGKTKPNVSATSKEKEDPWTLFKPPPVFPVDNSSAKIVPKISYASKVKENLNKAGGESAARPGSPSAQLPAPGRPSQVPMSAMKTIRSSGFANGSLCPGEGNAYSLSGTLFASTVPPEDVAPPAEEGGGVPNSASAPALVVGESRKPGFFVYPLAPSSSNMQLALPSGRQADPPASPTPAPDPSSAPANQKALGDIFQNQWGLSFINEPSAGPEGGVGGVGVGRRVSGKGKVLEVTFQGDCPAALPAPHEAPKATALPPKAHEVEKRTTPQSHGSVLKAGPPPAPPPLRDGTPPAPGPDGQKDDAEARSLGALVFASPKDPPTPTEPPRESPRAPAPPKGLDRGSWGLFDLKAAVNYHTKEMEFILHLQKQDPKRVVLYGESKDGPNQ, encoded by the exons ATGGAGGATCGGCCCAGCGACCGGGCACACGAAAAACGCTACCAccatggaggagagaggagcccaAGTCGCACAAAAACATCGCTGAAAAATGATCCAAGCCAGTGCCAGCTCCAGGAAACGCAGACGAAGAAAACAG GCAATGGGAAAGTAAACGGAGGCGCTGCGGAGAGGGAGTGTGCCACGCTTTCTGCCAGCGATTCCGTGGGTGTCGCCTATCCCACCAACGGCAATGGCCACCAGTCGCCGCTAGACTATAACTGGAGGCCGAAGCAGTCTGGGAGGGCTCACTGCGCCGTCTCGAAGCTGGGCAGCCGAAGCCATCGAAACGGTGTCATGGACGGCAGGAGTGACCGTGCACCGGACCTCCTGGCCCTTGAGGGCAAGGAGCTGCCCGCCCTCCCGAACGGGGTCTCTCTGCCCCTGGGTCCCGGCTTCCTCACAAACGGTTACCCCGGCAACAAGCCGCTGGCGGGCCCCGACAACGACGGCAGCGGTTCGGAAAGCGGCTACGCCACGCCCAAGAAGCGCAAGGCCCTGCGCAACGGCGGGAGCAAGGGCGGGGCCCCCGCGGCCCACCCCCCCCGggagccccccgcccccgagcCGCCGGGGCCGGCCGCCAAGGCGGAGACGCGGACCAACAAGCCCCTGTCCGTCTCCACGGTGACCGCCGTCCCCACGACGACGCCGCCGCTGCCCACGGCGACGTGCGAGCCCCAGCGCAAGAACTTGGAGGCCAAGGCCACCGGTGCCTTCAGCAAGAAGCAGGACGAGAGACCCGGCAAGACGAAACCCAACGTCAGCGCCACCTCCAAGGAGAAGGAGGACCCCTGGACCCTGTTCAAGCCCCCGCCCGTCTTTCCTGTGGACAACAGCAGCGCCAAGATTGTGCCCAAGATTAGTTATGCAAGCAAAGTCAAAGAGAACCTCAACAAGGCCGGAGGGGAGAGCGCGGCCCGCCCCGGCTCCCCCTCAGCCCAGCTCCCGGCTCCGGGGCGGCCCTCGCAGGTCCCCATGTCCGCCATGAAGACCATCCGTTCCTCCGGCTTCGCCAACGGCTCGCTGTGCCCCGGAGAGGGGAACGCCTACTCCCTGTCCGGGACCCTGTTCGCCAGCACTGTCCCTCCGGAGGACGTAGCGCCCCCCgcagaggagggtgggggtgtgccAAACTCCGCTTCCGCCCCCGCGTTGGTCGTGGGTGAGTCGAGGAAGCCCGGTTTTTTCGTTTACCCCCTCGCCCCTTCCTCATCGAATATGCAACTTGCCCTTCCCAGCGGCCGGCAGGCTGACCCGCCCGCCTCCCCAACCCCTGCCCCCGACCCCTCCTCTGCCCCCGCCAATCAAAAGGCCCTGGGGGACATCTTTCAGAACCAGTGGGGCCTGTCCTTCATCAACGAGCCCAGTGCGGGGCCcgaggggggcgtggggggggtcgGGGTAGGGCGGCGGGTTTCCGGGAAGGGGAAAGTGCTGGAGGTGACCTTCCAGGGGGACTGCCCTGCCGCCCTGCCTGCCCCCCACGAGGCTCCCAAAGCCACGGCTCTCCCACCCAAAGCCCACGAGGTGGAGAAACGGACTACCCCCCAAAGCCACGGCAGTGTTTTAAAGGCAGGGccgccccctgccccgccccccctgaGGGACGGCACGCCCCCGGCGCCCGGGCCGGATGGACAGAAGGACGATGCCGAGGCCCGAAGCCTGGGTGCGTTAGTGTTCGCTTCCCCTaaagacccccccaccccgactGAACCCCCCCGGGAATCACCACGGGCCCCCGCCCCTCCCAAGGGCCTGGACAGGGGCAGCTGGGGGCTGTTTGATCTCAAAGCTGCTGTTAATTATCACACTAAAG